In Marivirga salinae, a single window of DNA contains:
- the clpB gene encoding ATP-dependent chaperone ClpB — protein MNLNEYTIKSQEAIQKAAEIALGNGQQAIETGHLLKAIQQTDENVLSFVNKKLNVNKAQLETKLNELVESYPKVSGAQPYLSNDAHKAMTEAKKFLKEFKDDYVAIEHLILGILKTGDKTSTLLKDAGYAEKDLIKAIKELRGGDSVKDQNAESKYRSLERYSINLNEQAKAGKIDPVIGRDEEIRRVLQILSRRTKNNPILLGEPGVGKTAIVEGMAQRIVDGDVPENLKEKILISLDMGLLVAGAKYKGEFEERLKSVIKEVTDSDGQIILFIDEIHTLVGAGGGEGAMDAANLLKPALARGELHAIGATTLKEYQKHIEKDKALERRFQAVVVDEPSQEDAISILRGIKDKYEVHHGVRIKDDAVISAVELSSRYISDRFLPDKAIDLMDEAASKMRIEIDSLPEELDELNRRIMQLEIEREAMRREKNKDKENLINKELADLNEKRQDLKAKWEGEKEVIQGIQKQKEHIDKLKLEAEQAERSGDFGKVAEIRYGKLTEAEAKLNDFQVKMREMQDSSHTLLKEEVGAEEIADVVARWTGIPVSKMLQSDRDKLLQLEKELGKRVAGQREAIGALSDAVRRSRAGLQDPRKPIGSFIFMGTTGVGKTELAKALAEYLFNDENAMVRIDMSEYQERHSVSRLVGAPPGYVGYDEGGQLTEAVRRKPYSVILLDEIEKAHPDTFNILLQVLDDGRLTDNKGRLANFKNTIIIMTTNIGSTLIQERLSPENYVGDEWKKAEIMDQTRNEVYELLKRSVKPEFLNRVDETIMFEPLNEEILRQIVSIQWKEIQHRLKENGVQIDATNDVLDYLGRVGYDPQFGARPLKRVMQRTILNQLSKQILSGEISNDSTVLVEMENDEIVFRNVEDVEIE, from the coding sequence ATGAACCTAAATGAATATACCATAAAATCTCAGGAAGCGATTCAAAAAGCTGCCGAGATAGCGCTGGGAAATGGGCAACAAGCCATTGAAACAGGGCATTTATTGAAAGCCATTCAGCAGACGGATGAGAACGTACTTTCTTTTGTCAATAAAAAGCTCAATGTTAATAAGGCTCAATTAGAAACTAAATTGAATGAATTAGTAGAGAGTTATCCGAAAGTGAGCGGGGCACAGCCTTATTTATCAAACGATGCTCATAAGGCGATGACGGAAGCTAAAAAATTCTTGAAAGAATTTAAGGATGATTATGTTGCCATTGAGCATTTAATTTTAGGAATTTTAAAAACTGGAGATAAGACCTCTACCCTATTAAAAGATGCTGGATATGCCGAAAAAGATTTAATTAAAGCTATTAAAGAATTGAGAGGCGGAGATTCCGTGAAGGACCAAAATGCAGAATCGAAATACCGTTCTTTGGAGCGATATAGCATTAACTTAAACGAGCAAGCCAAAGCGGGGAAAATTGATCCTGTTATCGGAAGAGATGAGGAAATTAGAAGGGTTCTGCAAATCCTATCCAGAAGGACTAAAAACAATCCAATCCTTTTAGGAGAGCCTGGAGTTGGTAAAACCGCCATAGTGGAAGGAATGGCTCAAAGAATTGTGGATGGCGATGTACCTGAAAATCTGAAAGAGAAAATCTTGATTTCTTTGGATATGGGTCTATTGGTTGCCGGAGCAAAATATAAAGGAGAATTTGAAGAAAGATTAAAATCTGTCATCAAAGAAGTGACTGATTCGGATGGACAAATCATCTTATTCATTGATGAGATTCACACCTTAGTTGGAGCTGGTGGTGGAGAAGGCGCAATGGATGCTGCTAACTTATTGAAACCAGCATTAGCTAGAGGAGAATTGCATGCAATTGGTGCCACAACTTTAAAAGAATATCAGAAACATATTGAAAAAGACAAAGCACTAGAAAGAAGATTCCAGGCTGTTGTGGTGGATGAGCCTTCTCAGGAAGATGCTATTTCCATCCTAAGAGGAATTAAAGATAAATATGAGGTGCACCATGGTGTTCGTATAAAAGATGATGCTGTAATATCTGCAGTGGAATTATCAAGCCGCTATATCTCAGATAGATTCTTGCCCGATAAAGCTATTGATTTAATGGATGAAGCTGCTTCCAAAATGAGAATTGAAATAGATTCCTTGCCGGAAGAACTCGATGAGCTAAACCGAAGAATCATGCAATTGGAAATTGAGCGTGAGGCGATGAGGCGAGAAAAAAATAAAGACAAGGAAAACTTGATCAATAAGGAGTTAGCTGATCTGAATGAAAAAAGACAGGATTTGAAAGCTAAATGGGAAGGTGAGAAAGAAGTTATCCAAGGAATTCAAAAACAAAAAGAGCATATTGACAAACTAAAACTAGAAGCCGAGCAAGCTGAACGTTCTGGCGATTTTGGCAAAGTTGCGGAAATCCGATATGGTAAATTAACCGAAGCGGAGGCTAAATTGAACGACTTCCAAGTTAAAATGCGGGAAATGCAGGATTCCAGCCATACTTTGCTGAAAGAGGAAGTTGGAGCAGAAGAAATTGCAGATGTAGTGGCTCGTTGGACAGGTATTCCTGTTAGCAAAATGCTACAAAGTGATAGAGATAAATTATTACAACTTGAAAAAGAATTAGGTAAACGAGTAGCCGGACAAAGAGAAGCCATTGGTGCTTTATCGGATGCTGTAAGAAGAAGCCGTGCAGGATTGCAAGATCCACGAAAACCAATTGGCTCCTTTATTTTTATGGGGACAACCGGTGTGGGTAAAACTGAGCTTGCAAAAGCATTAGCTGAATATTTATTCAACGATGAAAATGCCATGGTCAGAATTGACATGTCTGAATATCAGGAAAGGCATTCTGTCAGCCGACTAGTTGGAGCGCCTCCAGGATATGTAGGGTATGATGAAGGCGGTCAGTTGACAGAAGCTGTTCGTAGGAAACCATATTCAGTTATTTTGCTGGATGAAATTGAAAAAGCGCATCCTGATACTTTTAATATTTTGCTGCAAGTATTGGATGACGGTCGATTGACTGATAACAAAGGGCGATTGGCTAATTTCAAAAACACCATCATCATCATGACGACCAATATTGGTTCAACATTAATTCAGGAACGATTAAGTCCTGAGAATTATGTGGGAGATGAATGGAAAAAGGCTGAAATAATGGATCAGACCCGAAATGAAGTGTATGAATTGCTGAAACGTTCAGTCAAGCCTGAATTCCTGAACAGAGTTGATGAAACCATCATGTTTGAACCACTGAATGAAGAAATTTTGAGACAAATTGTAAGCATTCAATGGAAAGAAATTCAACATCGCTTGAAAGAGAATGGAGTTCAGATAGATGCTACAAATGATGTACTCGACTATTTAGGAAGAGTAGGTTATGATCCTCAATTTGGTGCAAGACCATTGAAAAGAGTGATGCAGCGTACTATTTTAAATCAATTATCCAAACAAATTCTATCAGGTGAAATCAGTAATGACAGCACCGTTTTGGTAGAAATGGAAAATGATGAAATCGTTTTCAGAAATGTAGAAGACGTTGAAATAGAATAA